Genomic DNA from Corylus avellana chromosome ca4, CavTom2PMs-1.0:
AATCTGCCTTGGAGATTTGTTTGGCAGATTTTCATTGCAAGCAGAGATTCAAATTCCTCTGCCTCAAAATTGAATAAgagaaggtatatatatattgcaactGGATAGTGAGATTACTGTTTAGTCATCACATCTCCTCAATTGCATTCATCTTTTGTTGGCTTTAGGGGCTGGTGGACACCGGTGCTATTCACAGCTGGTTTAGCATCTGCAACATACTTTTTCGCTCATTTTCTAAGGCAAAATACTCTTCGACAGGCTCGCACGAACATCTCTCGTCACTATGAGCTGGTATAAAATTGTTTCCTGTAAATTCCTTGCCTATAGATTTCTTTGCAAAAGCCTAGAAGGACCATTAATTAGTAAGTATTTGTGTGAACATGTGCTTATGTACACAAAGATGGTCACAAAAAGTACGTAAATGTTTATGCGTGTGTGTACTATCACGCAAGCATAGGTCTGAACGAATCACCTGAAGTCGATTTGAACTTTGATCCCCGAAATAAGAACAGTTTGAATTTACGGGAAAGTGTTAGATTACTGTTACACTCTTTGATGTAACACTAAAAATTAACATTAGATTTTGAAtagatcattattaaatttatgatctaattgtgatttttagtgTCATGTTAGAGAATATGCATTTCGAAGTATGGAAATATTGGGAGAGTGTGGAGCATTTATGAATGACTTACCCAGAACGTTATTTGTTAGAATCTTTATTAATTGAAGTCCATAAAAAAGATGTCAATTGGGGTTCGCTTTACCAATTAGGACTTATTGTATTGATTACTGATTCAGTATAAAACAAGGAGAAGCTTATAAATCATCTTTGTGTGTTTCTAGAGCAatgagctttttgctctgttctTGGGGGAATCAATGCAATACTCCTGTGCTGTATTTAAGGTCAGGTTCACAACCTTTTGATGATTCACTGTTCGACAACGCATCAATTTCTAAACATCAAATCTTTAGCTTTAATAAATTTATCTGTGTATTAAAACACTTCTCAGAAGGAAGATGAAGACTTGAATGTTGCACAGCTGAGAAAAATCTCACTTTTGATAGAAAAGGTGCGTCTTTACTGTTTCTAAAATCATCtgttatcccaaaaactaaAACTTTAAATACTTTAACATTCTTTCTCGTACGTGGGCTTAAACTTATACAGTTAGATTACAAATTCCAAAACTTCTGGTAACTGTAAGCTATTTATTCTTCTTTACTTGCACTTTCAATTAACACAGGCAAGAATTGATGAGAAGCATGAAGTTCTTGAAATTGGGTGTGGTTGGGGAATATTTGCTATTCAAGTTGTCAAACAAACTGGATGCAAATACACTGGCATCACTCTGTCAGaagagcaattgaaatttgcagaaaagaaagtaaaagatgCTGGCCTTCAGgtattttcatgaattttttgctttaaaagcATATATTATGGGTATTGAATACAAGAAATATTCTTAATCAACTCTGCTTTCAGGACAACATTAGATTTCTTCTTTGCGACTACCGCCAATTGCCTGATACCTACAAATATGACAGAATTATATCCTGGTGAGTTTCTTTGCAGGAAAATCTTTCATTTGGCAATAATGATTCCAGCAATACCATGATCTtcaattgatataatttttcaGTGAGATGATCGAACATGTCGGCCATGAATTTATGGAGGAGTTTTTCGGTTGCTGTGAATCAGTCTTAGCAGAAGACGGGGTTGTTGTTCTGCAGGTGGTTCTGTCTCATTTCTTGTTTGATTATAATGTCTTGGTTGCAAAATGCCCTGCTCTTTGTCACACTTTTGTGggtttaatttgaataatttgcTAACAATTAAAGCTGGTTGATCTCTTGTTAGTTCTCATCGCTACCAGATGAACGTTATGAACAGTACAGGAAAAGTTCAGATTTTATAAAGGAATATATTTTTCCTGGTTGTTGTGTGCCGTCATTAAGCAGGATAATATCAGCCATTGCTGCTGCATCCAGGTTCAGGTATAGGTTTATTGCTTGGTGTTACTATTTATTTATCTCTAAAATTAATAGAAACTCTGTAATTGCAGTGTGGAGCACGTGGAGAACATAGGGAATCATTACTACCAAACACTCAGATCTTGGAGAAAAAATTTCATGGAGAACCAGAGGTATGAAAAATGATCATGCACTTCATTCCCCAGGCTTCatctcaaaacaattttttttttaaatgaataagaAACATTTTGAAcaattctttaaaaataaaaccactTCGAGGGACAGCCAATTCCAAAGATATCCACTATAAAAGATTTTGTGTTATAGTTTGATCAGACTTACAAGACCTTTTGTAACTACCAAGACTCGATATAGAACTCCGGCAAATGACCCATTCACCTCCCACCGCAGTGGCCCAAGAGCCTCAGGCATTCTCTAGAAGGATCACCTTTACGAACAAACCTCGTCCACTTCAACTTGGCCAAAACTCTGGTGGCTGTAGACTCTTTTGTGGTTTGGATGATCATGAAAAAATGAGAAGTATTGAAACTATTTAGAATCAAGGGTGCTAAGAAACCTCTAcaagaataatgaaaaatagCATCTATTACTTTTGAAAGTTGTGGCTTGTGAGGCTTATATAAGTGGGAGAAAACTGAAGTTTTTCTGCTATGCAGACTGGGGTTTTAAACAATCTGGCCTAGTTTTGTTCGAATAAGCTTTAGGGtttcaaagaaacaaacaattttGTTCGAATgggatataaaaaaaaatcttcaaacaaaTCTCCTAGGTTTTAGTACTAGCACGTTATGCATCATCTTGTTCGAACAAGACTCTCTGTACTAGATTTTTAGACTTTTGTTGACAACTCgttttatatgaaatataaaattataacccTTTGAATCAGCTTTCCAAAGCCACAAAGCATAAACATCTCATGTCGAAATAAAAGGTTTTGGTTGTTTTACTCGAACTACGTCTTTGGTAGACAACATTcataaatttgaattattcATGTCTTGGACAACTTTTACAATGACTTAATCGGTAACATAAACATTACAACCCAAATACCATATTTTGACACATGAATTCtccaacacaaaaataaaacctaacaaAGAAGATATAAGGGAAGAGCAGCTTTGGTGAAATTACCAGGCAAAGAATCCCAATTAATAATCTACAAGTAGACTGATAAGAGGACCTTCACATCCATTGTTGCATTCTCCCACCCATTTTTGCAATGCTCCCCGGCCATGTTAACTTTATAGTAGAATAGAGTAGATGAAAGGGGATAAGTTTGTTATGGGAATTTGTAGTTGAAAAGATATTGTAAATCTGATCACTATTTTAAGCCAATGATTTTGATGGGTTGAATTAATGTTAATTACATTTTCAGGGAAATCCTTGCTCTTGGCTTTGATGAAAAATTCATACGGACGTGGGAATATTACTTTGACTATTGTGCTGCTGGTTTTAAAACATGTACACTTGGAAActatcaggtatatatatatatatatatatgtttccttACAAAAGAACCAATTTACTCATGTGATATGCTATGAAAACCACATTGCTTTTGAATCGTTGAGATAATTAAATGAGAAAAAGTACACAATTAACTTATTTATtgcatatataaagtaaatttccttattgtttattttttccacAAACCCATACTTATTATTGTTGAGATAACTTGAATTTTAAACAATCTAATCTTGAATCCACATGTTTGTCTAATATAATACGTATATACATTCATCAcacgcacacacatatataaacacacacaaatacacatatatctatatcaaaactcacaattacaataatttaagCTATAACAAAGAcaattcatttttatctttttagatACTTAGGATATTCTcattacataaaaataataataaaaataaagttatacgAGTTTACTTAGCCAAGCTAATCTGAAGGAATTTCAAGCCTGATCCTACTTGCGAGTTGCTGTGTTCATTCACAAACCCTATCTTTATATATCTTATATTTGATCCTAGAACTCTTCATATATATTCTTACCTTCAATCCACAATGCAGGTTGTATTCACACGTCCTGGCAATGTTGCTGCATTTGGAAATCCATATCAAAGTTTGCGTTGGGGATTTTAGTGGCAGGAGTTCATGATCACCCTCTTCCTGGCGGAGCAAAGATTGAAATACTCATGCTATATATGGCTCATTGATTTTTACTTGATATACTATAATTTTCTAAGTATAAAATGATGAACTATGGCTTCTTCTGAAGTTTGtaacaaaatgatgaataatatgacTCCACGAATAATCCAACTCGTTTCCTATTCAATCGGATAAAAGTGGCAATGAGATATTCGTGTAGTTTTCTCTACATTTGCGCAATTGTAGAGAAAACTACACGATTAAGGGACCTATTGATggatttctattttaattaataacttAAAAATTACATATCTACTATAATATCCAGATTGGTTAAGGGTTTTTTTgggtgaaaatatatatattgcatctTACGTGTGGTGGGATACTgactaagggcctgtttggaattgcgttagatagtttaaaaaaatactttttgtaCTTTAAAAGTTGTCCCAAACAAAAGCTAGTCTAGTGgtctatttggtaaaaaattttaaaagtacctttttattgtttttgctttaaaaattgtcaaaatacacttttagcaaaaacttaaatatgaagcttttgctaaaatgcgtttttttacttaaaaaatctatttctcaaacacaatcttaaacatACTCTATAAACATTCATAATAGGCATTTTATATTTAGTATTTTCCTAAACATTTACCCGAACTCATAAAACCCGAACTCATAAAAATACCCATTTAACAAGCTCTCTTCTGtcttttatatttaactattgGGCAAGAGCTAGCCAAAAGctaaagaattattttattaatgcttACAAAAAGAATGCTACTCATGTGTTACAATTTAATTTCATGGGTATTGAAGGATGCAAACTATAATATGTCAGATTCTTGCTTTCTAAATATCTAGAAATGTAACCGCTTgcatcctttaaaaatttaaagaattggATAGAAGGAGGTATCCTAAAGAATGAAACCATATATTTGCacagtttttggttttttgcacACAATATCAATCCATATATATCATGAACATCAAGTCTACAACAAGTATCACCATTCTCCCCTCACTAatatattgaaattttgaaacaattaaaccaaaattaataacaataataaagagCTTCTTCATAAGAGATATCTGAATGACTTTCAAATGGAGACttcatacaatatatatatttttgaaaataggCAAACTAGGTGACACAAATGTACGTGATATATAGTAGTTTTAAGCTAGCGTTTTCTAtgttaagttgtttgttaattatttttcttttttgccaaaatgctaaaaagcattaacaaacgaACCCATAGCTTGAATGTTGAGTAGTACGCTTTTCATGCAGGCCAGATTGTTGCCTTGCCTACCATATGATATCATAGTGGGTGCATTCATAGTCCTTTGCGTCAGTGTATAATACACATGCACCAGTAGTTTTAATCTGCCAATTGTAATTAGGGCCCTTACTCATGTCTCTACTATAGTCGTAGATGTCAAAAGTGTAGTTTTGATCTTGCCAATAAAATCTACAGTAGAATTTTGTAGTCCCCCAAAAGTTTGGTTTAAAAGTGAACACGAAGAAGCCATGTTCTACGAGTTTGTGGGAGCCAATATCGTCGTTCTTTGATTTGCAGCTAAAGGTAAGATCCCAGCCATGACCTACCTCATTGCTGATGTTGACGAACACTCGGTGATGTATCCCAATTGCTGCAGCACCATTCAAACTAGTCATAAACCACACAACCCACAATAGTAGCAGCACAACATTTCTACTTAGTGAGATCATGTTAATTTGTTTGCAGTAATAAGAGAAATCTGAGTGACTTTTAAGAGATCTCCCCGAACTATATTTATGTACATATAGTGGGTGGAGATTATAGGCTGAAGACATCAATTAAATACTATTTGAAGGAAATATGAACGAATCAACCTAGTGAATATCAAGTTTACTTGCTAAAAAAAGGATGTTCAGttagtttatatttaaatttgcTAATTTAATACATATCCACCTGAATACCTTGTttacttgcaaaaaaaaaattgctgattTAATAGTTATCTCAATAACAAATATActattttaagtgttttgttgTGAATTTGTTTCTTTAGACAGCTTTAATTAACCATTTATCTAATGTGAATGTGGCTTCACTGCAGAAAAAATGGAGACTTTCTCAGCACCCAAACACCACCGGGCAAATGTCAAGCAAAGGCCGGGCCAAATGTCCTAGCATTTGTTTTGTTGCGGTTTGAAGCATTGGGTGTTGCATGAAAAAGATTGTAAACCCAAGTGCAGGCTATTGCAAATAATAAATTCTCAATGAGACGGAAGTCGATCTACAGGGAATAGTAGACACTCaagtaaaatttatattatcgtggaaaaaaataaaatgactcgGTTGTTGTTTTCCACTAAAAAGTGAAGCAATGGAGTGATTGAATTAACtaaactaaattaattaaaatagaattcAAAGAAAAGTTAATAGGAAAAGCACTAGGACTTCAAGGATCCGGCCACCTAACATCCTTTTTACATGTTCTtgaaatatatgtattttgtaAGGGAAAAAAATCACATACTCCCTTCAAACTATTacataattgacaatgtctcttccaaaactttcaattaggaTAATGTCCaccccaaattatcaaaacgTTGTCGATGTAAACCCTCCCCCTCAAAGCTAGAAAAAAGACATGgccataaattttttaataagacaaaaatatccttgtaaattaaaaataaaataaaataaaaaacgaaaaaaatccatgggtggtttcggccaccccaaggaaAATCTGCTATTTAAAAACTTTAGTTAATTTGTATAGAGCCTAATTATTCCAAGCTCTTATAACTGAGTAGACGTTGCGTCTTCCGTATATCTGATCTATAActcaacaaattttaatttgtttgttgcacactactttttgcttttcaCTACCACATCAATATAGTTATATGATAATCGTATGAGAGTTTCCTAAATAACGTTACTCTTGCCAAATATATTCCTTCAAGGTTCATAAATCATAACCCACTAAATCAACATAACTCATCTCCACAaaataaatcacaagaaaaatcataatatcaaaagtttgttttctttgataacatacttttatttttattttattaagagtattttCATCATTAAGAAACATTGACAATATAGATTCTAAAATGACTTAGACTTCTATATTAATAGATTTCTATGTCAATTGATAACTTAGACTTGAACAAAATTTCCTACTTCAACCTAAATTGAAAGTGCAATGTAACCGAATATGCtcaactgcatttttaaaatcttgtTTTCATTCActgcattttaaaattactattttccTAAACCGTATATTTTGAAACTGTGCTAAACCAACAAACACTTAACCACGTTGTCAGATACTATATTCTCAACATCTTGCAGTATGCCATGTACTCGACCCTATTATTGTTCTCTATACATTTAAGgagtacaaaaaaaataaataaaaggaagaacCATAGAATCAATATTTAAGTAAAAACTATATTGGtcaattttaacttaaaattttgaaagatgATATTAGAATTAGGCACTAGGGCTCATATTAATGGTGAATTTATTAAGCAATCTAGCTAGTTTTTCACTAGAaaactttttcaatttattcttaGACATGTGAAGTTCATTTTCTAGTGACTTGATTTTCTCATTAAGCATGCAATTATCATATTTCAATTGACCAACCAAAGCATGTGAATTAGAGAGTTTAACAATCAAAGCCTATTTGTCGTGCTCAACatcattaagttttttaaaggtcaatttcttcaattttttcaatttagtgcATTCTTTATGGTTCACTCTTTCATTTCaccaattattttcaaaacaagcccaaaacactaaaaaccaacacaaattattttcaaaattatttaaaatagacCCTAATAGAGACTTAAAGAAGGCCCAAAATGCTCATTACCTAATATGCGGACAACGGATAATGACTGTGCGAATGTAGTTAGTAAAAACATGATGTGGCTAGTGTAGATATCTAAAAGTGATATTTACGTTTTTCAAATGTGGTTGAGGATATTGCCAAATAAATGCAATGTACACCCATAGtaaaaattgtttaattttctaattttctaaatttagaaGATATCCTAATAAATTTTGCTAATATTATTAAAGAACAATTTTGTGAGAGCCAAAAATTTAAGATAATGCTAATTTTTTGCTATCCAAACTAAAATTATGCAATGTTTgtcattttgaaaaataaatgttttgttttcatctttTGCTTATCTCTTGTCAATCTCTGTATAAAAGATAgacaaatttatcattgaatctaTATAATCTACATTTAGGTCCCAtcaatttaatggttaatttaaaAGAGATAGATCCATAAAACATCTCTCTTTTGAAGTCAAAAACATTTTGGTAAAGATTTCGTAACAATCACAACTAAGATTTGGTTAaggtcaaatatatatatatattcattgatTCAcgtttttcaaatgatttgtcACATGCCATGTTGTCATCTAGCTGGCCAGTCTAACTTTGGATGTCATTTTGTCATCTATATACGCCAGTTGTTGACATTTTCTCTAATCCCAACTTTGGATGCGTATGAATAACTTTTTCCATTCAATAATTAAGAAAGTAGAAATTGTTCTAACAaagatacaatttgaaatttcttCCGACCTGATcttatttataatttgtttaactACAGCCTTAGTTACTTCATATGCCACGGAATTTGTAATATGCCAATTAGACAAAGTTATGGTAATACGTATGTCCTCCACTAACTATCCAAATTTACTCCATCTTCGACATGTAAAGTTCAAAGCATTTACCATTTGAAGAGTGTCTCCTTCTAAGATAATTTGTTGAAGCCCTAAATCTATACTAAACACAACTGCCTAAAATGCTACCAAAGCTTCCTTTGCTGccaattctaattttttcattttagtcaAACTTCTTGCTGCATTCACGTGCTCCTTAAAATCACGCACAATGAAACTTATGCCCATACGCCCATTAATTGTATCCATTGCAGCATCCCAATTCACCTTGTATTTGCCTTTGTGAGGAGGTTTCCACATGAATTTGAGGAATTCAAAGCACTATGCTtctttgaaaccaaattttccttcaaatccctataaataattcaaattccACGAAGTCACATGTGATCAcggtatggtactgtcaatttatgtttattaactatcttgttgagaaAATTAGTGATGAGTCAATCCCTATAGTGTAAGACAATAcaaagatgcagagtgattaaggatgagctaAAAGCTCTTAATAGGTCCATAGTCCCTGCCTGTTGGGATGGGGTATTCCCTGCAtacactcttgatggataccacctatatgagtgtggatgtgctatctcctatgagacttgggtaggtctctagaacGCTCAtaaaagccattttatggtgtaacaacaaaagatgcagaatgagtaaggatgagtttaaaactcttaatgggtccatagtctcTACTTGTTGGGATAGgg
This window encodes:
- the LOC132177034 gene encoding uncharacterized protein LOC132177034, with amino-acid sequence MAAAQAQSWVGESGGLLSNPKRMEASLMEAGARLLVTSFLGRYISTGSLILMEEGGTIFTFEGNKRKSSLKFVLKVHRPQFYWKVMTRADLGLASAYIDGDFSFTDKNDDLLNLFMIFIASRDSNSSASKLNKRRGWWTPVLFTAGLASATYFFAHFLRQNTLRQARTNISRHYELSNELFALFLGESMQYSCAVFKKEDEDLNVAQLRKISLLIEKARIDEKHEVLEIGCGWGIFAIQVVKQTGCKYTGITLSEEQLKFAEKKVKDAGLQDNIRFLLCDYRQLPDTYKYDRIISCEMIEHVGHEFMEEFFGCCESVLAEDGVVVLQFSSLPDERYEQYRKSSDFIKEYIFPGCCVPSLSRIISAIAAASRFSVEHVENIGNHYYQTLRSWRKNFMENQREILALGFDEKFIRTWEYYFDYCAAGFKTCTLGNYQVVFTRPGNVAAFGNPYQSLRWGF